One Tolypothrix bouteillei VB521301 DNA window includes the following coding sequences:
- a CDS encoding substrate-binding domain-containing protein — protein sequence MAIKNSQFIRRNRPVTSITIASVALALAYAALPGMQQTVAIVSGTELQAPLQEIATKFQENNPNIKIELKFQGSQDIVNNYIDQKNEQKPTILIPASSEFLDELRQRYTTQNNSDPFIESPQPIAKTLLVGVAWSERGKVLFPNGRFSWQRVEQAMQASNWQAIGGQKDWGSFDFMMTDPSRSNSGQVTLSLWSLSKFGGNNLNNVNFSNPTVSSLFGTIKRSVYQPPRSTDILLQEFIARAPNDADVATVYESIALSRWQQSSQNQAKPYQIYYLDPTIETVATAAVLRQNVDAATASAAKSFISYLREPEQQKVFVQHGFRPAINGVNLQGVANSPWNQNIPGVELNPSVKTVPVPKAQVQAEIQRIWQRSN from the coding sequence ATGGCTATCAAAAACTCTCAATTTATTCGTCGCAACCGACCAGTCACTTCAATTACGATTGCTTCTGTAGCACTTGCTTTAGCCTATGCTGCGCTACCGGGAATGCAACAGACAGTTGCAATTGTTAGCGGTACAGAATTACAAGCTCCATTGCAAGAAATAGCAACTAAGTTTCAAGAAAACAATCCCAACATTAAAATAGAATTAAAATTTCAAGGTTCTCAAGATATTGTTAATAACTATATAGACCAAAAAAATGAACAAAAACCGACGATATTGATTCCTGCTTCCTCTGAATTTTTGGATGAATTGCGCCAGCGTTATACAACACAAAATAACAGCGATCCATTTATAGAATCACCACAACCAATTGCTAAAACATTGCTAGTTGGTGTTGCTTGGTCGGAACGAGGTAAAGTTCTTTTTCCCAACGGTCGCTTTTCTTGGCAACGGGTAGAACAAGCCATGCAAGCTTCTAATTGGCAAGCGATCGGCGGTCAAAAAGATTGGGGAAGCTTTGATTTTATGATGACCGATCCCAGCCGTTCTAACAGCGGTCAAGTTACCCTCAGTTTGTGGTCGCTATCAAAATTTGGTGGCAATAATCTTAATAATGTAAACTTTAGCAATCCTACAGTCAGTTCCCTATTTGGAACAATAAAGCGTTCGGTTTACCAACCACCTCGTTCTACAGATATTCTTTTACAAGAGTTTATTGCTCGCGCTCCCAATGATGCGGATGTAGCAACTGTTTACGAAAGTATAGCTTTATCTCGATGGCAGCAATCCAGTCAGAATCAGGCAAAACCCTATCAAATTTACTATCTCGATCCCACCATTGAAACGGTAGCAACTGCAGCAGTTCTTCGCCAAAATGTAGATGCAGCAACAGCCAGTGCTGCAAAAAGTTTTATCTCTTATCTTAGAGAACCCGAACAACAAAAAGTCTTTGTACAGCACGGTTTCCGTCCAGCAATTAATGGTGTTAATTTGCAAGGAGTTGCTAACAGCCCTTGGAATCAAAATATTCCTGGCGTGGAACTGAATCCATCTGTGAAAACAGTACCAGTTCCTAAAGCACAGGTTCAAGCCGAAATCCAGCGCATTTGGCAAAGATCGAATTAA
- a CDS encoding Uma2 family endonuclease — translation MLNQAPVIDTVPTDTWVEAAWEDFLTFADDPTLARARFYYDDGYMRIEMSPLGPAYGRDNTIVSTVIILYATIKNIPVVGLTNTSFRKARVRESQPDIAFYIGTNLQLPPRNNAPVNLNELTPPTLVVEIAASSLEDDTERKQKLYQRLGVQEYWVVDVSAGKVIANSLSATQTTPIRESQVLPGLEIALVEEALVRSLTEDDGAITRWLLAKFN, via the coding sequence TGCTTAATCAAGCACCAGTAATAGATACTGTTCCTACAGATACCTGGGTAGAGGCAGCCTGGGAAGATTTTCTGACCTTTGCAGATGACCCAACCTTAGCACGTGCTAGATTTTACTATGATGACGGTTACATGAGGATTGAGATGTCACCATTAGGTCCTGCATATGGTCGAGATAACACTATTGTTTCAACAGTTATCATTTTATATGCAACGATCAAGAATATTCCCGTTGTAGGACTAACGAATACTAGCTTTAGAAAAGCTAGAGTTCGTGAATCTCAGCCTGATATTGCTTTTTATATTGGCACAAATTTGCAACTTCCTCCCCGAAATAATGCTCCAGTAAATCTCAATGAGTTAACTCCACCCACGCTAGTTGTAGAAATTGCCGCTTCGTCTCTAGAAGACGATACTGAGCGTAAACAAAAACTTTACCAACGCCTGGGAGTTCAAGAGTATTGGGTAGTTGATGTCAGTGCAGGCAAGGTAATTGCAAATTCATTGTCAGCAACACAAACTACCCCCATTCGTGAATCTCAAGTACTGCCAGGATTGGAAATTGCCTTGGTTGAAGAAGCTCTTGTGCGTTCTCTAACTGAAGATGATGGAGCTATTACTCGTTGGTTACTAGCAAAGTTTAATTAA
- a CDS encoding VWA domain-containing protein: MKRKFYMSAMLGTFLLTGCVSEVSSPPRDGFEVKFLVGSALQQFCNQAAEQFNQTKPKLSDGKAFYLSCQAMGSGDVVTTLVSQAKRLQSGSLQADSPEFPTLVSLDGEIYHSQLISQFNQIFPGQNYIPQITDAPLLANSPMVFMVPADVATGLQKQEDVYKALVKAKTHKELDASSPTLPIYFVQSAPTRSNSGLQTLVAQFVSVSGKRPEQMTAGDVQKFQTQIQNIQSKITRYGVSTDALATDMVKNGSFWASIASVYESSVIKANSNLQPGQTRYKAIYPKATFTSNMRAIVPNTPWVSANEKAAAEKVIAYLQSPPAQKMATELGLRPGVPGVALGAKFTPEYGVDPNAKYDSLRPPQPEVVAAMLKSWQEFAKKPSQVIVVVDSSGSMQGNKLPAVQSTLRQYIESLGPKEKIALIDFDSAIRSPIVVDGTPEGKERGMQFIASLQVGGGTKLYDSALYARNWLAYNLRKDAINAVVILTDGEDSESSINLEKLQQELGKSNFNSDKRIAFFTVGYGKEGEFNPEALKKISQVNGGYYRKGDPSTISTLMSELQVEF; encoded by the coding sequence ATGAAAAGAAAATTTTATATGAGTGCCATGTTAGGTACTTTCTTACTGACTGGCTGCGTTTCTGAAGTGAGTTCTCCGCCTAGAGATGGTTTTGAAGTCAAGTTTTTAGTCGGTAGTGCTTTACAACAATTTTGCAATCAAGCAGCAGAACAGTTCAATCAAACAAAACCCAAACTGAGTGATGGTAAAGCTTTCTACTTAAGTTGTCAGGCGATGGGAAGCGGTGATGTAGTCACAACCCTAGTGAGTCAAGCCAAGCGACTTCAATCTGGAAGCTTGCAAGCGGACTCACCAGAGTTTCCTACTTTAGTTTCTTTAGATGGAGAAATTTACCACTCTCAATTAATCTCCCAATTCAATCAAATTTTCCCCGGACAAAACTACATTCCTCAAATTACCGATGCACCTTTACTGGCAAATAGCCCAATGGTGTTTATGGTTCCTGCGGATGTCGCAACTGGATTGCAAAAGCAAGAAGATGTCTACAAAGCATTAGTCAAGGCAAAAACTCACAAAGAACTTGATGCTAGTAGCCCCACACTACCAATTTACTTCGTTCAATCTGCACCAACTCGCTCAAATTCGGGCTTGCAAACACTTGTTGCACAATTTGTATCTGTCTCTGGGAAGCGTCCCGAACAAATGACAGCAGGGGATGTCCAGAAATTCCAAACCCAAATTCAAAATATCCAAAGCAAAATCACTCGCTATGGTGTTTCTACAGATGCTTTAGCAACCGACATGGTCAAAAATGGGTCATTTTGGGCATCCATCGCTTCGGTTTACGAATCGTCCGTAATCAAAGCAAATTCCAATTTACAACCCGGTCAAACTCGCTACAAAGCAATTTATCCAAAAGCAACCTTTACCTCTAATATGCGGGCGATCGTACCCAATACACCTTGGGTAAGTGCAAATGAAAAAGCTGCGGCGGAAAAAGTCATTGCTTATTTGCAATCCCCTCCCGCACAGAAAATGGCAACAGAACTTGGTTTGAGACCGGGTGTTCCTGGGGTGGCGTTGGGAGCAAAATTTACTCCCGAGTATGGTGTCGATCCCAATGCTAAATATGATTCTTTGCGTCCCCCACAACCAGAAGTGGTGGCTGCTATGCTGAAATCTTGGCAAGAGTTTGCTAAAAAACCTTCACAGGTGATTGTGGTGGTAGATTCTTCTGGTTCCATGCAAGGAAATAAATTACCTGCTGTACAAAGTACCTTGCGTCAATATATTGAAAGTCTCGGACCAAAAGAAAAGATTGCTCTCATTGATTTTGATTCTGCAATTCGTTCTCCCATCGTTGTGGACGGAACTCCTGAAGGTAAAGAACGGGGAATGCAGTTTATTGCCAGTTTGCAAGTTGGTGGTGGAACAAAATTATATGATTCTGCCCTTTATGCACGTAATTGGTTGGCATATAACCTCCGAAAAGATGCTATTAATGCTGTTGTTATCTTGACGGATGGTGAAGATTCTGAGTCTTCAATTAATTTAGAGAAATTACAGCAAGAACTTGGCAAAAGTAACTTTAATAGTGACAAAAGAATTGCCTTTTTTACTGTTGGGTATGGCAAGGAAGGAGAATTTAATCCAGAAGCTTTGAAGAAAATTTCTCAAGTGAACGGTGGTTATTATCGGAAGGGCGATCCGTCTACAATTTCTACTTTGATGTCTGAGTTACAGGTTGAGTTTTAG
- a CDS encoding glucose 1-dehydrogenase → MKQFTDKVVLITGGNSGIGKATALAFASCGAKVAIAGRRITEGEETVSLIEKAGSSSIFIPTDITQETEVENLISQTVKTFGRLDYAFNNAGTPGILKVNIDDSEENWNQIINTNLKGVWLCMKYQIPAMLQNGGGAIVNNASIRGLIAANLTNGAENKPQHNHHFYCTSKHAVLGLTKSLAVQYAKDGIRINAVCPGTIVTPMVRSALSEETITNYGNQYPIKRLGTPEEIAQAVLWLCSDSANFVIGHSLVLDGGLTIQH, encoded by the coding sequence ATGAAGCAATTTACTGACAAAGTTGTTCTAATTACAGGAGGTAATTCTGGTATTGGCAAAGCTACAGCATTAGCTTTTGCCTCGTGTGGGGCAAAAGTAGCGATCGCTGGTAGGAGAATTACTGAAGGTGAAGAGACTGTTAGTTTAATTGAAAAAGCAGGTAGTTCAAGTATTTTTATCCCTACAGATATTACTCAAGAAACAGAAGTTGAAAATTTAATAAGCCAAACAGTTAAAACTTTTGGTCGTTTAGATTATGCATTTAATAATGCTGGAACTCCTGGAATTTTAAAAGTCAATATAGATGATTCAGAAGAAAATTGGAATCAAATTATTAATACTAATTTGAAAGGAGTTTGGTTATGTATGAAATATCAAATTCCGGCAATGCTGCAAAATGGAGGTGGTGCCATTGTGAATAATGCTTCTATTAGAGGCTTAATTGCTGCTAATTTAACTAATGGAGCGGAAAATAAACCACAACACAATCATCATTTTTATTGTACTAGCAAACACGCTGTTTTAGGGCTGACTAAATCTTTAGCTGTACAATATGCTAAGGATGGTATTAGAATTAATGCTGTTTGCCCGGGAACTATCGTAACTCCCATGGTAAGGTCAGCTTTAAGTGAGGAAACCATCACGAATTATGGCAATCAATATCCTATAAAACGATTGGGTACACCGGAAGAAATTGCTCAAGCAGTATTATGGTTATGTTCAGATTCAGCTAATTTTGTTATTGGACATTCATTAGTTTTAGATGGTGGTTTAACTATTCAACATTAG